The following proteins are encoded in a genomic region of Cyclonatronum proteinivorum:
- a CDS encoding replication-associated recombination protein A — protein sequence MNLFEDPSDDAQKTRNRQAAESLRAAPLATRMRPVSLAEFVGQRHLLAEGKLLFRMIRSGQIGSVILYGPASSGKTTLANVISQEIDARFVVLNAVLDGIKELRAVVEEARTRERMQQTRTILFVDEIHRWNKAQQDALLPHIESGLLTLIGATTENPYYSLVSPLLSRCQLFELYPFDEEDLLTLLRRALGDQSRGLARFNIEISDDALRHFASYAAGDIRNALNALEMAVLTTDPDATGTRHISLEVAQESIQKRNVRFSRQGDEHYHYASALIKSLRGSDADAALHWLAAMLEGGEDPQFIFRRFLIFASEDVGMAEPKALELVQACLQSFETCGMPEGLYFMSHACLYLALCPKSNSTKGIFKALAHVRKSGPGTVPPHLRDRTANRLKSRYESTDNPCENYRYPHEYPNNWVAQQYLPDEFPNLKHYEPGTSPVEERLNERLRRIRDSKL from the coding sequence ATGAATCTATTTGAAGATCCCTCCGACGACGCACAAAAAACCCGGAACCGGCAGGCGGCCGAAAGCCTGCGGGCGGCGCCGCTTGCTACGCGCATGCGACCGGTTTCACTCGCTGAGTTTGTCGGGCAGCGCCATCTCTTAGCCGAAGGCAAGCTGTTATTTCGTATGATTCGCAGCGGACAGATCGGCTCCGTGATTTTATACGGTCCGGCAAGTAGCGGCAAAACAACCCTCGCCAACGTCATCTCACAGGAAATCGACGCCCGTTTTGTCGTGCTCAACGCCGTGCTTGATGGCATCAAGGAGCTGCGCGCGGTGGTCGAAGAAGCCCGCACCCGAGAGCGGATGCAGCAAACCCGCACGATTTTGTTCGTGGATGAAATCCACCGCTGGAACAAGGCCCAGCAGGATGCCCTGCTGCCGCACATCGAATCGGGCCTGCTCACGCTGATCGGGGCAACGACCGAGAATCCGTACTACTCGCTCGTGAGTCCGCTGCTTTCCCGCTGTCAGCTCTTCGAGCTGTACCCTTTCGACGAGGAAGACCTGCTCACGCTGCTGCGCCGGGCGCTCGGCGATCAGTCCCGCGGACTCGCGCGCTTCAACATCGAAATCAGCGACGACGCCCTGCGGCACTTTGCCTCCTACGCCGCCGGCGACATCCGCAATGCCCTGAACGCCCTCGAAATGGCGGTGCTCACCACCGATCCGGACGCGACCGGCACGCGGCACATCAGCCTGGAAGTAGCGCAGGAATCCATCCAAAAGCGCAATGTGCGGTTCAGCCGTCAGGGCGATGAGCACTATCACTACGCTTCGGCGCTCATCAAAAGCCTGCGCGGCTCCGATGCCGATGCGGCCCTGCACTGGCTCGCGGCCATGCTCGAAGGCGGCGAAGACCCGCAGTTTATTTTCCGGCGCTTCCTCATTTTTGCTTCCGAAGATGTCGGCATGGCCGAGCCGAAAGCGCTGGAACTCGTGCAGGCCTGCCTGCAGTCCTTCGAGACCTGCGGCATGCCCGAAGGCCTCTATTTTATGTCTCACGCCTGCCTCTACCTCGCGCTCTGTCCCAAAAGCAACAGCACCAAAGGCATTTTCAAAGCACTGGCACACGTCCGGAAATCCGGACCGGGAACCGTGCCGCCCCATCTGCGCGACCGCACCGCCAACCGGCTCAAGTCCCGCTACGAAAGCACCGACAACCCCTGCGAAAACTACCGCTACCCGCACGAATACCCCAACAACTGGGTCGCGCAGCAATACCTGCCCGACGAATTCCCCAACCTCAAACACTACGAGCCCGGCACAAGCCCCGTCGAAGAACGCCTGAACGAGCGGCTCAGACGGATTCGGGATTCAAAGCTTTGA
- a CDS encoding ICP22 family protein translates to MDQLVHQITSRLCRKLNEEQPYYTPADLTEAGMPDFLVSRIRLELEHNLRDSIVPPDSDWASMSAPDVRQAWALFLDAINGQVRLPHAFTRGVVESAVADLVDLLSQPLAHYPPYLFGTASALSYEEVQAQMRLVVVYPHLGLFLPRYMLKRGLNEISIDTYRHLLTQLDSRVCRNYSPLNWVQLLEPLFTLCGGEVEGELLARFFTEKKLPDQARWLRQIQDPLDSQQLVELLSRPVYRYDEPEAEAEAETDTTESASPQTEPEPKPEDDEPSRTDSLKTKVIPGSIAGAAFRESGPKKASSPTEQTAQHEDATVHEPTNLPEQSAEPHGSESEPQERPKNPSDEFENDGAPQGEDEQDVPLYQRLALDDDDNDDDETEADDASEHALPQAPAESGHPDTEDEGDEPDEPLSLPRFRNEESYPEEATEDASHENIRPIAGSETEGDIDDDDDDDEDNIPLWQRLRVDDDENEAEPHPPQTIGPAPDNARFEELYSFLQSDEDRFLREIFDSDRRAYIGALEQLSGFDNWRKAGKYLTNEIFRRYEIDMYKDVSIDFTDQLHRFFKNHA, encoded by the coding sequence ATGGATCAGCTCGTCCATCAAATAACGTCCCGGCTGTGCCGCAAACTCAACGAAGAACAGCCCTATTACACCCCTGCCGATCTTACCGAAGCGGGTATGCCCGACTTCCTGGTTTCGCGCATACGGCTCGAGTTGGAACACAATCTCCGGGATAGCATTGTCCCCCCGGATTCCGACTGGGCGTCGATGTCGGCACCGGATGTGCGTCAGGCCTGGGCCTTGTTTTTAGACGCCATCAACGGGCAGGTGCGGCTGCCCCACGCCTTCACCCGCGGCGTTGTGGAATCGGCGGTTGCCGACCTTGTGGATTTGCTCTCGCAACCGCTCGCGCACTACCCGCCCTATCTGTTCGGAACGGCTTCGGCGCTGAGCTACGAAGAAGTGCAGGCGCAAATGAGATTGGTAGTCGTGTACCCGCACCTCGGGCTGTTCCTGCCACGCTACATGCTCAAGCGCGGCCTTAACGAAATCAGCATTGATACCTACCGCCACCTGCTCACACAGCTGGATTCGCGCGTCTGCCGCAACTACAGCCCGCTCAACTGGGTGCAGCTGCTTGAACCCCTTTTCACCCTTTGCGGCGGGGAAGTCGAAGGGGAACTGCTTGCGCGTTTTTTTACGGAAAAAAAGCTCCCCGATCAGGCGCGCTGGCTCCGTCAGATTCAGGACCCGCTCGATTCCCAACAACTTGTCGAGCTGCTTTCGCGACCCGTGTACCGCTACGATGAGCCTGAAGCTGAAGCTGAAGCTGAAACCGATACGACCGAAAGCGCAAGTCCTCAAACTGAACCCGAACCAAAGCCGGAAGATGACGAGCCCAGCCGTACCGATTCCCTAAAAACCAAAGTCATACCCGGAAGCATTGCCGGCGCGGCATTCCGTGAAAGCGGCCCCAAGAAAGCTTCCTCCCCAACCGAACAAACGGCGCAGCACGAAGACGCCACAGTGCACGAACCAACAAACCTCCCCGAACAATCAGCCGAACCGCACGGAAGCGAATCCGAGCCACAGGAACGACCGAAAAACCCGTCAGACGAATTTGAAAACGATGGTGCGCCACAAGGCGAAGACGAGCAAGACGTGCCGCTGTACCAGCGCCTGGCCCTGGATGATGACGATAATGACGACGACGAAACCGAAGCCGATGACGCCAGCGAACACGCGCTGCCCCAGGCTCCTGCAGAATCCGGTCACCCTGATACAGAAGACGAAGGCGATGAACCGGATGAACCCCTTTCCCTCCCCCGCTTCCGAAACGAAGAATCGTATCCGGAAGAAGCGACCGAAGACGCGTCCCATGAAAACATCCGCCCGATTGCAGGAAGCGAAACCGAAGGCGACATAGATGATGACGACGACGATGATGAAGACAACATCCCGCTCTGGCAGCGCCTCCGGGTCGATGATGACGAAAATGAAGCCGAACCACACCCCCCGCAAACCATCGGGCCTGCGCCCGACAATGCCCGTTTTGAAGAACTCTACAGCTTTCTGCAATCGGACGAAGACCGATTCCTGAGAGAAATTTTTGACAGCGACCGGCGGGCTTACATCGGAGCACTCGAACAGCTCTCAGGCTTCGACAACTGGCGCAAAGCCGGGAAATACCTCACCAACGAAATTTTCCGCCGCTACGAAATCGACATGTACAAAGACGTTTCAATCGATTTCACAGATCAGCTGCACCGCTTTTTTAAAAATCATGCTTAA
- a CDS encoding acyl-CoA carboxylase subunit beta, which translates to MEQNKKFEKLTQLRKEARLGGGKERIEKQHKSGKLTAYERVDLLLDKGSFEEIGAFVRHRCRDFGLDKQSIPGDGVVTGFGKINGRPVYVFSQDFTVFGGSLSETHAEKICKIMDLAVKNGVPVIGLNDSGGARIQEGVASLGGYAEVFWRNSMASGVVPQISAIMGPCAGGAVYSPAITDFIFMVKDTSFMFVTGPNVVKTVTHEEVTSEDLGGASAHSSKSGVAHFATDNDADCLARIRMLMSYLPQNCEEKAPLQPARDPDPKFAEKLDTIVPDNPNKPYDIKDVIRGVVDADTFYEVHENYADNIVVGFARLGGRSVGIVGNQPLSLAGCLDNDASVKGARFVRFCDAFNIPLVVFEDVPGFLPGTDQEWGGIIKHGAKLLYAFCEATVPKMTVITRKAYGGAYDVMNSKHIRADYNIAWPSAEIAVMGTKGAVEIIFRRDIKNAADPEATQKRLEDEYEETFANPYRAAGRGYIDDVIFPNETRSKLLRAFDLIQTKADSVPRKKHDNLPL; encoded by the coding sequence ATGGAACAAAATAAAAAATTTGAAAAGCTCACGCAGCTTCGGAAAGAAGCACGGCTGGGCGGCGGTAAAGAACGTATCGAAAAACAGCATAAATCGGGTAAGCTGACCGCTTACGAACGTGTTGATCTCCTCCTCGATAAAGGCAGCTTTGAAGAAATCGGCGCATTTGTGCGGCACCGCTGCCGCGACTTCGGCCTCGACAAGCAAAGTATTCCCGGCGACGGCGTAGTAACCGGCTTCGGAAAAATCAACGGACGCCCCGTGTATGTGTTCTCGCAGGACTTCACCGTTTTTGGCGGCTCCCTCTCTGAAACACATGCCGAAAAAATCTGCAAAATCATGGACCTGGCCGTGAAGAACGGCGTGCCCGTCATCGGCCTCAACGACTCTGGTGGCGCACGGATTCAGGAAGGCGTCGCCTCACTGGGCGGTTACGCCGAAGTCTTCTGGCGCAACAGTATGGCTTCGGGCGTCGTCCCGCAAATTTCCGCGATCATGGGCCCCTGCGCGGGTGGCGCGGTGTACAGTCCGGCCATCACCGACTTCATTTTCATGGTTAAAGACACAAGCTTCATGTTCGTGACGGGCCCCAACGTCGTAAAAACCGTGACGCACGAAGAAGTCACCTCCGAAGATCTCGGCGGCGCCTCAGCACACAGTAGTAAATCCGGTGTCGCGCACTTCGCAACCGACAACGACGCCGACTGTCTCGCACGCATTCGCATGCTGATGAGCTACCTCCCGCAAAACTGCGAAGAAAAAGCCCCCCTGCAGCCCGCCCGCGATCCGGATCCCAAATTCGCCGAAAAACTCGATACCATCGTCCCGGATAACCCCAACAAACCATACGACATCAAGGATGTCATTCGCGGCGTTGTGGACGCAGACACCTTCTACGAAGTCCATGAAAATTATGCGGATAACATCGTGGTTGGTTTCGCGCGTCTCGGCGGACGCAGCGTAGGCATTGTCGGCAATCAGCCGCTTTCCCTCGCAGGCTGCCTTGACAACGACGCCTCCGTAAAAGGCGCCCGTTTCGTACGCTTCTGCGACGCCTTCAACATCCCGCTTGTGGTATTCGAAGATGTACCGGGCTTCCTGCCGGGCACCGATCAGGAATGGGGCGGTATCATCAAGCACGGCGCCAAACTCCTCTACGCCTTCTGCGAAGCCACCGTGCCTAAGATGACGGTCATCACCCGCAAAGCCTACGGCGGCGCCTACGACGTGATGAACTCCAAGCACATCCGCGCGGACTACAACATCGCATGGCCTTCCGCCGAAATCGCGGTTATGGGCACCAAAGGCGCGGTCGAAATCATCTTTCGTCGCGATATTAAAAACGCAGCCGATCCGGAAGCCACCCAAAAACGTCTCGAAGACGAGTACGAAGAAACCTTCGCCAACCCCTACCGCGCAGCCGGTCGCGGGTATATCGACGACGTCATCTTCCCGAACGAAACCCGCAGTAAACTCCTGCGCGCCTTCGACCTCATCCAAACCAAGGCCGACAGCGTACCCCGCAAAAAGCACGACAACCTGCCGCTCTAA
- a CDS encoding pyruvate kinase — translation MKPLYDDSRLRPWRIQKMRELLPALQEMVAEMQLVPDRFEARLKRVHPENRESAVNLLQYLVLRQHDLRGIQRELAGLGLSSLGRAEAGVMESFRAVIRLINTALAAADGNAKPAEMPESDPAFLQPPCGSTRLTENTAHVLGPPQPHRNTRIMVTMPPEAAHDLALLTSLLESGMDVARINCAHDQPEDWLRMTQNLAETSRATGKNCRVMTDLAGPKIRTAEVPAEVPVLKIKPERDTLGRVTLPARIRLLPASGTAACADSGETLPALVLDDKAFNNLKPGDTLHLRDTRGARRKLLLEQTDGDGLLGLSHKTIYAAPGIRLKPGRSDQPAVLVNAVLNPDPAVVLKPGDLLEIALHPQKSASFSASPSASASTTVTAHIACSLPEAFRNALPGAPVWFDDGKIGGIIEDIAEEKVLVRIRQARPTGTKLRADKGINLPQTVIEVSALTEKDRADLPWIQHHADLVALSFVNQAEDVQHLMDVMEANAPGAKQPAIILKIETRQAFDSLPDMLLTAMQARFCGVMIARGDLAIECGFERMAEVQEEILWISEAAHVPVIWATQVLENLAKTGLPSRAEISDAAMGNRAECVMLNKGPHITAAVQSLDNILHRMEAHQTKKKALLRKLSFEDRGLA, via the coding sequence ATGAAGCCCCTTTACGATGATTCCCGCCTGCGCCCGTGGCGCATTCAAAAGATGCGCGAGCTGCTGCCTGCCCTGCAGGAGATGGTTGCTGAAATGCAGCTTGTGCCCGACCGCTTTGAGGCCCGGCTAAAGCGGGTGCATCCTGAGAACCGGGAAAGTGCGGTGAACCTGCTGCAATATCTGGTGCTGCGGCAGCATGATTTGCGCGGTATTCAGCGGGAGCTGGCGGGGCTGGGGCTGTCCTCGCTGGGGCGGGCGGAGGCCGGGGTGATGGAGAGTTTCCGGGCGGTGATCCGCCTCATCAATACGGCGCTGGCCGCGGCCGACGGTAATGCCAAGCCGGCAGAAATGCCGGAGAGCGACCCGGCTTTTTTGCAGCCGCCCTGCGGGAGCACGCGACTTACGGAGAACACCGCGCACGTATTGGGGCCGCCGCAGCCGCACCGCAACACCCGGATTATGGTCACCATGCCGCCCGAGGCCGCGCACGACCTCGCGCTGCTTACGTCCCTACTCGAAAGCGGCATGGATGTGGCGCGCATCAACTGCGCGCACGATCAGCCGGAGGACTGGCTGCGTATGACCCAAAACCTTGCCGAAACCAGCCGGGCGACCGGCAAAAACTGCCGCGTGATGACCGACCTCGCCGGACCCAAAATCCGGACGGCAGAAGTGCCGGCGGAAGTGCCGGTGCTCAAAATCAAGCCCGAGCGCGATACCCTGGGCCGGGTCACGCTACCGGCCCGAATCAGGCTTCTTCCTGCATCCGGAACCGCTGCCTGCGCGGACAGCGGCGAAACACTTCCCGCACTCGTTCTGGATGACAAGGCTTTCAATAACCTAAAGCCGGGCGATACGCTGCACCTGCGCGATACACGGGGCGCCCGACGGAAGCTGTTGCTCGAGCAAACCGATGGCGACGGACTACTTGGTCTGAGCCACAAAACCATTTATGCCGCACCCGGCATTCGACTCAAACCCGGGCGCAGCGATCAGCCCGCCGTCCTGGTGAACGCGGTGCTCAACCCGGATCCTGCAGTCGTACTCAAACCGGGTGATTTACTCGAAATCGCGCTGCATCCCCAAAAATCAGCATCATTCTCAGCGTCACCTTCAGCGTCAGCGTCAACAACAGTGACGGCGCACATTGCCTGTTCGCTTCCCGAGGCCTTCCGGAATGCCCTGCCCGGTGCGCCGGTTTGGTTCGACGACGGCAAAATCGGGGGTATCATCGAAGATATTGCTGAAGAAAAAGTGCTGGTGCGCATTCGTCAGGCGCGTCCGACCGGCACGAAGCTGCGGGCGGATAAAGGTATCAACCTGCCGCAAACGGTGATCGAAGTCAGTGCCCTGACGGAGAAAGATCGCGCCGATCTGCCGTGGATTCAGCACCATGCAGACCTTGTGGCACTCTCGTTTGTGAATCAGGCGGAGGATGTGCAGCACCTGATGGACGTGATGGAAGCCAACGCGCCGGGCGCTAAACAGCCGGCCATCATTCTGAAAATCGAGACGCGGCAGGCTTTTGACAGCCTGCCCGATATGCTCCTTACGGCCATGCAGGCGCGGTTTTGCGGGGTGATGATTGCCCGCGGCGACCTTGCGATCGAGTGCGGATTTGAGCGCATGGCCGAAGTGCAGGAAGAAATCCTGTGGATCAGCGAGGCCGCGCATGTGCCGGTTATCTGGGCGACGCAGGTGCTCGAAAATCTCGCCAAAACCGGGCTGCCTTCGCGGGCCGAAATCTCCGACGCCGCCATGGGCAACCGCGCAGAGTGCGTAATGCTGAACAAGGGGCCGCACATCACGGCTGCCGTGCAAAGTCTCGACAATATTTTGCACCGCATGGAGGCACATCAGACCAAGAAAAAAGCGCTGTTACGGAAGCTGAGTTTTGAGGACAGGGGGCTTGCATAG